In the Candidatus Krumholzibacteriia bacterium genome, CCTGGGCCGCCGCCACCGCCTCGTGCGCCGCGTGCACGCGACGCACCGACGCCACCGGGATCCCGTAGGAGTGCAGCAAGGCGAAGGCGTCCTCCTGAGACATCGGACCGCCGCCCCGGCCGAGGCAAGCCTGGGTCAGCTGCACGGCGCGCGCGTGATCCACCTCGTAGGTACGCACCTCGCCGGCCGGTCGTTGCTTCCAACGGTGGTAGCGATACAGCGCCGCGGCCGCCCGCGCCGCCGATTCCGGAAAGCGGTAGAGCGGCGGGCTCTCGGGATGGAGGCGGGGGAAGTGCTCGTAAAACTCTTCCTTGGCCATGAAGGTGGAGAGCACCGGCTTCGTGTGACGCCGGGTGACCTCGGTGATGGCGCCGGCGACATCGTCGGGCACCAGCATGTGTGGCGGCACGGAGACCACGAGCACCAGATCCACCCCCGGGTCGGCGAGGAGCACTTCGAGAGCGCGGCGGTAGTCGTCGGCGCTGGCGCTGGCGATCATGTCCACCGGGTTCTGCACGCTGGCCTCGGGTGGGAGGAAGGAGCGGAGATCCTCCTGCGTTTCCGCTGCCAGCGCCGCCATTTGCATCCCCAAAGCCAAGAGTGTGTCCGTCGCCATGATCGCCGGCCCACCGGCGTTGGTCAGCACCGCGACCCGGTCGCCGCGCGGGATGGGGCAGCGGCTGAAGGCAGCCACCAGATCCAGCATCTCTTCGATGGAGTGGGCGCGGAGGACGCCGACTTGCCCGAGGAGTGCTTCCACGGCCAGCTCGCCGCCGGCGAGGGCGCCGGTGTGCGACGTCGCCGCCCGGGCGCCGGCAGCGGTGCGGCCCGACTTCACCATGATGATGGGCTTGGAACGGGTGATGCGCTTGGCGATGCGGGTGAAGCGCCGCGGATTGCCGAACGATTCCAGATAGAGAGCGATCACCTTGGTGCGCTCGTCGCCTTCCCAGTAGGTGAGCAGGTCGTTACCGGAGACGTCGGCCTTGTTCCCCACGCTGGCGAAGAAGGAGAGGCCCACGTTCATGCGGGCGATGGCGTGCAGGATGGCCACGCCCATGGCACCGCTCTGGGACATGAAGGCCACGTCGCCCTCGATGGGCACGACCGGAGCGAAGGTGGCGTTCAACCGCACCTTCGGGTGGGTGGCGAAGATCCCCATGCAGTTCGGGCCGATGAGACGCATGCCGGACTCGCGCACGATCTTCACCAGCTCCTGCTCGCGTGCCAGCCCCTCGGCCCCGGTCTCCTTGAAGCCGGCGCTGATGACGACGATGCCCTTGACGCCTTTCTCGCCGCACTCGCGCGCGACATCCAGCACCGCGGCCCGCGGCACCACGATGATCGCCAGCTCCACCTCGTCCGGGATGGCGCGCACCGAGGGATAACATTTGATCGAATGGATGAACTCGGCGTCGGGATTGACCGGGAAGAGCTTGCCGTTGAACTCGTACTCGATGATGTTGTGCAGGATCTCCCGGCCGAGCGAGCCGCGGCGCCGGGAAGCGCCGATCACCGCCACCGAGGCGGGCTGGAAGAAGGCGTCGAGCGAGGAGGCCACCCAGGCCTCCCGTCAGCGCCCGCCCGGGCCGTGGCCCGGCGCGGGGTGGCGCGTCGCCGCGCCAACGCTTGAGATGTCCCCCTTGCCCTGGACCAGAGTGGAGAACGTGTCGGTCAGCGCCCGGATGGGCGCCAGCGGCGCCGGGGCGCCATCGTGCTCGCGAGACTCGAACTGCACCCGGTGTCCCGACTCCTGGGCGGCGGCCTGCACATCGGCGCGGAGGAAAGCCAGATTCGGCGCCGCGGTGAACGGCATCCAGCGCCGCGACCACAGCCATGCCATGAAGCCCGATCGCGCCGGCGGCAGATCGCGCACGAACACATGGGCGCTACAACCGCTCGGCCGGCGGTAGACGCGGAAGTCGACGACGCCGAGATAGGGCGGACGCTGCTGCTCCGCTTGGATGTCGAACTCGCCGGCCGAGGGCGCCGCCCAGGGCAGGTCGTCTGGCCAGGGCATGGGCGACGTGATCGCATCACGCGCCAGGAGGGTGCCGCCGAGGACGTCGAGGTGGCCGCGATACGCATCCACAGTGCCCGATTGGCGCAGGCGGTCGAAACGCAGCAGCGGGATCCCGAGCCGCCGCAGGAGCAATGCGGCTT is a window encoding:
- a CDS encoding acetate--CoA ligase family protein, coding for MASSLDAFFQPASVAVIGASRRRGSLGREILHNIIEYEFNGKLFPVNPDAEFIHSIKCYPSVRAIPDEVELAIIVVPRAAVLDVARECGEKGVKGIVVISAGFKETGAEGLAREQELVKIVRESGMRLIGPNCMGIFATHPKVRLNATFAPVVPIEGDVAFMSQSGAMGVAILHAIARMNVGLSFFASVGNKADVSGNDLLTYWEGDERTKVIALYLESFGNPRRFTRIAKRITRSKPIIMVKSGRTAAGARAATSHTGALAGGELAVEALLGQVGVLRAHSIEEMLDLVAAFSRCPIPRGDRVAVLTNAGGPAIMATDTLLALGMQMAALAAETQEDLRSFLPPEASVQNPVDMIASASADDYRRALEVLLADPGVDLVLVVSVPPHMLVPDDVAGAITEVTRRHTKPVLSTFMAKEEFYEHFPRLHPESPPLYRFPESAARAAAALYRYHRWKQRPAGEVRTYEVDHARAVQLTQACLGRGGGPMSQEDAFALLHSYGIPVASVRRVHAAHEAVAAAQVLGYPVVLKTADPRIVHKSDAGGVALDLRNAEAVEHAVHAMSESIRRAHGFINDDYVVQRQAPAGREVILGMAQDPLFGPLLMFGSGGRHVEVFKDIVFRVLPLTDVDAHEMVTSIKGYPLLTGFRGEPAVDVTLAEEMVLRLAQLVSDFDCIQEMDINPFILVPRRADCMAVDVRIQLSAPANAT